Proteins encoded by one window of Sorex araneus isolate mSorAra2 chromosome 3, mSorAra2.pri, whole genome shotgun sequence:
- the LOC129403377 gene encoding 60S ribosomal protein L21-like, which produces MTNTKGKRRGTRYMFSRPFRKHGVVPLATYMHIYKKGDIVDIKGMGTVQKGMPHKCYHGKTGRVYNVAQHAVGIVVNKQVKGKILAKRINVRIEHIKHSKSRDSFLKRVKENDQKKKEAKEKGTWVQLKRQPAPPREAHFVRTNGKEPELLEPIPCEFMA; this is translated from the coding sequence atgaccaacacaaagggaaagcgGAGGGGGACTCGCTATATGTTCTCTagacctttcagaaaacatggagttgttcctttggccacatacatgcatatatacaagaaaggtgatatcgtagacataaagggaatgggcacagtccaaaaaggaatgccccacaAGTGTTATCATGGCAAAACTGGAAGAGTCTACAATGTTGCCCAGCATGCTGTTGGCATTGTCGTTAACAAGCAAGtcaagggcaagattcttgccaagagaattaatgtCCGCATTGAGCATATTAAGCACTCTAAGAGTCGAGACAGCTTCTTGAAACGGgtgaaggaaaatgatcaaaaaaagaaggaagccaaagagaaagggacttgggtccaactgaagcgccagcctgctccacccagagaagcccACTTTGTAAGGACCAATGGAAAGGAACCTGagctgctggagcccatcccctgtgaattcatggcatga